In Neovison vison isolate M4711 chromosome 11, ASM_NN_V1, whole genome shotgun sequence, one genomic interval encodes:
- the LOC122919268 gene encoding growth-regulated protein homolog gamma-like, with protein sequence MARAAAAPRALRLLGAALLLLLLLPAGRRAAGAPVAAELRCKCLQTVQGIHLKNIQNVVLTPSGPHCEQTEVIATLKNGQEVCLNPEAPLVKRLINKMLNNSNRPEEGGS encoded by the exons AtggcccgcgccgccgccgccccccgcgcCCTCCGGCTCCTCGGCGccgcgctgctgctgctgctgctgctccccgcCGGCCGCCGCGCCGCAG GGGCGCCCGTGGCCGCCGAGCTGCGCTGCAAGTGCCTGCAGACCGTGCAGGGGATTCACCTCAAGAATATCCAGAACGTCGTGCTGACGCCCTCGGGACCCCACTGCGAGCAGACGGAAGTCAT AGCCACTCTCAAGAATGGGCAGGAGGTTTGTCTCAACCCCGAAGCCCCCCTGGTCAAGAGACTCATCAACAAGATGCTGAACAA CTCCAACCgaccagaggaaggaggaagctga
- the LOC122889526 gene encoding platelet factor 4-like → MSVAARSRAPSPWLGRGLLLLGLLLLPAVVTLPTAPGDLEGGDEDLRCVCLKTTSLVRPRHISSLEVIGVSSYCPTPQMIASLKDGRKICLDPNAPVYKKIIRKLLKS, encoded by the exons ATGAGCGTTGCCGCACGTTCCcgtgcccccagcccctggctgggccgggggctgctgctcCTGGGACTGCTGCTCCTGCCCGCGGTGGTCACCCTCCCCACAG CCCCAGGGGACCTGGAGGGAGGAGACGAGGACCTGCGCTGCGTGTGTCTGAAGACCACCTCCCTAGTCCGCCCCAGGCACATCAGCAGCCTGGAGGTCATCGGTGTGTCAAGCTACTGTCCCACCCCCCAGATGAT AGCTTCGCTGAAGGATGGGAGGAAAATATGCCTGGACCCGAATGCCCCTGTGTATAAGAAAATAATTAGGAAGCTTTTGAAGAGCTAG
- the LOC122889385 gene encoding platelet basic protein has translation MSLRLKVTSSCPGTSPLWVLQGLILLSLLLTLVPWTAGKTPSVDKKRFVELRCMCLNTVSGIHPSNIQNLEVLRAGPHCANVEVIATLRNGKKICLDPEAPKIKKIVQKILESSGSTA, from the exons ATGAGCCTCAGACTTAAGGTCACCTCCTCCTGTCCCGGCACCAGCCCCCTCTGGGTCCTACAGGGGCTGATACTGCTATCCCTGCTCCTGACGCTGGTTCCCTGGACTGCTGGAAAAA CTCCCAGTGTGGACAAGAAGCGGTTCGTTGAACTTCGCTGCATGTGCTTAAATACCGTCTCTGGCATTCATCCAAGTAACATCCAAAATTTAGAGGTGCTCAGAGCAGGACCCCATTGTGCCAACGTCGAAGTGAT AGCCACACTGAGGAATGGGAAGAAAATCTGCTTGGACCCAGAAGCTCCCAAAATCAAGAAAATAGTCCAGAAAATTTTGGAAAGCAGTGGGTCAACAGCTTAA